The nucleotide sequence actagaagggccgagatggcctgtttccgtgctgtaattgttgtatggttataagtCTTTAAACTTGACATAATGCTAATGATGTTAAAACATTTAATTTCCTGGTGCAGGTGCAGAAACGTCCAGTCAGCATTAACTGGCCTGGTTCCAGTCCAGCCAAGCAATACACTCTAGTTCTGACCGACCCCGATGCTCCAAGTAGGGAGAAACCACAATTTAGGTTGGTATTAATCATTCCTGGTTATTTCTTCAAGGAAGAGACTGAGGGTGCAAtttgcaatgaaaagaacaacctACATTTCGCCAATTTTTCAATAAATTGGCGAAATGTGACAAATTTTAAAATGATGCTTGGCATTTATCATTTGCTGAAGATGGAGAGATGAAACAGGGTAGTTGTAGTCTAAAATGTAGAGCTAGTTGTTCAGAAAGAAACACCTATTTTTATTGTTCTGTAAATGGTCACTGGCAAATTAGgttaataaaaatacatatatcttgCAGATTGGTTGTAAAAATACTGGGATCTCACTGGCAAAACGGGCTTAAGGAGTTAAAATAATCTAGTTCCCATTTGACGTGTGCAAATATTTATTTCTCCTCATCGTTTCTCAATCTAGGACATATATTGATACTGGCAAAAATATTTAGCAAATTTGACATCTTGTGGAATGTTTTGAAAAATATCCTGCATTCCCTGATTCTTCATAATGTAAAACATAACTTCAACTGAGTTTTACAGCCTTTTACCATTTACAGTGATTTATTATTGTTGTTGATGTCCAACCTGTAATTCCTGGATTTGCTTGCTATTATCAATTAATGTTCATCTTCCCTGATGGAGAGGCAAATTAACGTGCACAATTCGGCAACTTTAAAAGGCAGAAAGATAACAGGGTTAGAAAATCACCAATGCCTACAAAAGATAAATCTTAACTATTGATAATTTAAACTTACATCTTTGCTTTCCCCGTTTCCTGTACTCAACAAATTTTACTTACATTCCTGTTTTGAGCAGATTTCATCCAGTCAAAATAAGTATTGTACATACAGTAATATACTCTAGATACGTTCCTAGAAAATGGATTACAAAACAAAACAGCGCTCACCAGGTTATTATAATATCTCATGAATGAGATACAATCCTGATTTTTAACTCACTTATTGCTAACTTTTGCTAACTCGCTTGTAAGACCGTAGACATTTCAACAATGTTTATACCAGATGTTTAGCAATTTATTTAATGTACATTGGCGGCTCACGTGTAAACGAGACATGAAACGACCTGATTCACTCCTTCAGCTGACTTGACATCCAACCAAAACCTTCAATCAATGGTAAGCCTTCAGCTCTTCATGTCCAGAACTCATGCTTGACCCTCCCCTGCAACTTCACCGACTGAAACTGGTTGTCAGTCACATCCCCCACCACCCAACGCCCTCATTCCACAAGAGGGGATTTGGAGTAATTCAACCTGACAATACAACCCAACACAACACAAGATTCTCATGTTTGGAGTCTACTTCCCTGTCGGCCTCTTGCTGTTCTCCCGCGGTGGATTGAGCCCAAGTGACCAATAGTCCTGGCGCGACCCTATCCCAACACTTGTTCCGCTGGCATCGTGCCACTTTTCAGACTGCCCTGTTCTCTCCTTCGTCTTTGTGCTTGTATGAGATACGTCTGAACCCGGCGTTCTTCCTCCTCTGTACACCTCCGACTGGAGCTTTGATTTTCCCCCATGCAGAGTTATTGCATTATATCCCCCCCGCACAGTTATCACATTGTTCTCACGTTGGTCAAATCACAAAACATTTATGTCATTGCATTCTGCGGACTGTTTTAAACAAAAAGAAGACTCCAAAATAAAGGAGCACAGTAGCAAAGCAGCACTCTGCGGGTGGGGTAACACTAAACATGGTATTACTGTATTTTACAACATTTATAAAATGCCATGTCTTCATTATTTCTTAGTGTGAAGGGAAGATAATTTAAACACATTCAAGGTTATGTGTTTTAAACATCCTTTAGTGAACAAACCACCATGGATGTTCTAAATTCCTTGAAGGCACTACTGCAGTAATCTGAGAGTACAGCAACTCCTTTATTTAGCATCTCTGGCCCAACTAATATGAGATGAGATGTTATGAAATGAATCCTGAAGAATATTATCCCTCCTGTTTATATAATTGTTATTAAAATAAAGTGAACTGGATTCGtgaattttaaattgtttttttaaagtttgccATTAAAACTTTCaaaatatttataaattatttgtttgTATATACAGAGTTTATTGCATTCAACTGTTAAATGTGTAAAGCAAAAACAAATGATTACTTGAAGTAGATTATACATATTTGTAGATGATGTTTATGGATTGGATGTAACCGTGATTTTTGTTGGGGGGGCGGGAGGTGTGTTTGTTTTCTCCTACACATGGGGTTACTGTAGTGGCAAAGTGGAGATAACTGCATGCTCAGTATGTGCTTTCATAAATGGCCCAATATTTGTTGTTGCCTAGCACACGAATAGTAACATTTGCTTCCGTGTTTGTATCAGTGAACTTTGTACAGAAAATGTAGTTCATGCTCTTGTAATCCGTGCTGCTCTAAAGTCTGTTGAAATGGGACACTTTCCAGCAACGATTGTCTCATCAATCAATCTTCACTAGCTAACTTCAAGAATGGGGTTATCTTGTCATCATAACTGTTGGATTTATTAATAAAAGCGCCAAATTCAGGACCTGGATGCTTCCTTACAAAACTTTGTTCATGTTTTTGGACCATACTGTTGAAACTCGTGCTTGGAATTTTCCATTTTAACTGGTTCTTAGTTAACTTTCCAAACTGCCTAATGTGGTGCATTGCTCAAGAattaatcttgtttttttttatttattagggAATGGCATCATTTCCTTGTAGTTAATATGAAAGGAAATGATATTAAAAGTGGAGAGATTCTTTCTGACTATGTTGGCTCTGGTCCTCCCCAAGGAACAGGCAAGTCAgttttattgtacagattaattcATTAATAAAAAGTGTTACGTAATTCTGGTTACAATTAACCAACAGGTTTTGTGGAAAATTTAAATTTCAATTCTCTCAATTGTGCATTTCTAATGCACCCAATGCACAAATGAGATAATCCTGAAATATAATGCATTTGTACTAATATAAATATACAATATTAGTGcactgtgttttaaatgttgtcagaGCCAAACATAAGGCAACCACGCTTTACCTGAAATGTAAGAGTGAAGGGAATATTAGCAGTCTGGAATTTTTTGTTGAGTGATGACAAAACCTGTTGTTCCATAAAATCAATAACAACAATTCCAGGAGTCTCAAGAGAGTACAAACATTGAAATCTGAAAATTGCAATCAGCAATTTATCCTCAGCTCTACACCTGTCGTGAGGGATGAATGAGGCAACGGGAATTTGATTAATTACATAATAATTGAGATGTGAATTTGGCAGAACATTTTGTAGCGCATGTCATCTTCCTCCCTCTAAGGTGCAAGTTGGCATGCACCAAAACCAAACTGTCATTGCACTTCACCACGGATGTTAATTCCACTGGTCAGCATTCATTGAGGCGTGTCGCCTTACTCTTCTTGTGTATTATTGATGTCCTGTTAAAGCAGTTGGGAACCTTGGACATAATTAATgagagaaaaaacaggaaagagacaAGCCCTGGAGATGATCTCCAGTATTCCATTTCTGAGGAACGgctgtgcaggtcagttcaatgATATGATGACTGTAGGAAAGTAGCCGTTCTGAACTGGATGGAATAGGACCTCAGGTGtatagatgctttcaatgatgggaAGTTATATTATGTATTTTAATGTCGTGCGAAGTTGCATTATTATTCTGTGTATGAATAATGCATTTATTTAACTGAAAATTATGGATTTTCAATTTCTTTAAGGTTTCTTTAATTGGTTAACATTGTCTTCTGcaatttcaaatctcaaattgtggagaacagaggcaaatatataaataatgggtctttgtcccaaacattatggaggggggGGCACTGTGCTGCTCGTGGAAtagagctgtttttatgtctggctgtggcagctttgacaatccggagtcgccttccagagggaagtgcttcaaagagtttgtggccagggtgagaggggtcaatgATGagcttacccgctcacttcctggcccttgcagtgtagagTTTGTcgattgggggtgggtgggggggaggttgaaTGTTTACAATGAGAAATTAGCAGCTGTAGGATAAGATGATGAACAGGAAATAACTGAAGAGAGATAGCTTAAACTCTCAGCCAATGGCTGTCTCCAGTGCTGCTTTGATTCTTGATTGCCAGccgttttttttgtttaaattaacTGTCAACATTTATTTCAGGTCTTCACCGCTATGTCTGGCTGGTTTATGAACAATCTAAAGCTTTACAATGTGATGAACCACGATTGACCAACCGGTCTGGCGATAAGCGCGGGAATTTCAAAACTGCCGCTTTCCGTAAGAAGTACAGTTTGGGTTCGCCAGTGGCTGGCACCTGTTATCAAGCTGAATGGGATGATTATGTGCCAAAACTTTATGACCAGTTAGCTGGAAAGTAAAAAAATTGCAAGTTTCTGAACAGTATTGCAATTTTAACAAATGTGCACATCCTTGTGACTAATGTCAATAGTATTGTTGTGTTCACAGTTCCTGTCATGGCAACCACCTTGCTTTTGACTCTAAAATAAAACATGAGTGGATGATAATTGAATTGTGTCTTTTATATTTGACAGTTCAGACACCGGAAGGTGGTACCGGGTAATTtgtaattctcctgccttctccccataacccccgacaccagtactaatctagaatctatcaatctccgccttaaaaatatccacagccttctaggccaatgaattccacagattcaccaacttcttactaaacaaattcctcctcatctcctttctaaaggttttcTAAAGctttgaggggaaagatttaataggataacCCGTCAGCCactcctgcgcagttgggggctatgggtcagtggtggaatattgccttgggaggCTGAGCCCAatgggtccgcacctggtctattcatgtttaaaagacatttggacggtgACATGGGTTGGAAATGTTGAGAGGTATTTgcgccaaacatgggcaggtcggACTCGagaagatggggcaccttggtcgcctTGGGAAAGCTAAGTTAAAAGACCAGTTTCTGGGCTGTatgacactccccccccccctcccccatcccctcttcaccccccctctccccccccccaccccacccccctcccctctctctcttgcaccactccaCGCTACCCCTTTcctactcctctcccccccttcctgccctccccactctcctcccactccccactctcctcccccttcccatccgcctctctctccctaccccgctctcccttccaaatctcccgtttcctcctctccctctcctctgcccaccctgtctccccgtccccccacctgtgtgtttggggggtggttagtgtgagagTGATGCCGcagcctcccccacccctccccagcaaacgcgcgttggggaaacagacccaacgggtctgcacttggtctagctaTAATATAAAACTCTGTAGCTGGCTGgccggctggctgtgtgtgtttctgacgcGGCTGCCAGCCTTTCATTCATTGCTACGCCAAcgtcagacccagaaacgccgagattttttccatttagtagagatttcacttttcattccaagtatccactcctgattaaattttgtcgtgtttatgtattatttttaataaaatccttcttcccccccaccccctcgccaaaaataaaaaataaaaaccagctctcacccatagaatgttggtgaatgttccatcgtgtgatgtcacactgcccaatgctcacagatgtccaatcggaatggatcatttacatatgcctttgcagcagccccagcatcagcccctcccccccacccctgcagCCTGTGACGAAGCGCGTCATCATGTGTGTGGGTATAGAGAAAGtggattgggggtgatagggaatggggaacaaatggactgtccctacccctccccctgccactctccctccccactatttcccctctctcccatcacccctctccccctccctccacactctttccccctccctctactaccccatctccctcctccccccccccacacctatccccccaccatccctctctctctactccccctccatctccctcccctttccctctcctcctccctcctccccccccccccatccctctctctccccaacccccttcccttcatctagtatacttttaaaactgtgtgtgtacgTCCTTTTTTtgccctttgattcgttacttcgacaaaaccacacgcaaaaacgtctagatttttaccatttcgctaacgATTTCACTCATCCGCACCTCATCAAAATTCGTAATTTTTCTGTACATATTTTTTATAaaatcctcttccccccccctacaCAAACGCTCACTtttcccatttcgctagcgatttcacttcctccactcccccccccccccccccctcccccggccctGTCCCGCTGGCCGAAGCCAAAGATCGCCTGCTTCCCCCGCTACTTTTCGCCGGCCTCGCTAGCTTGCACTCTCCGATAATCCTGCGCGTCAATGGCCTGTCGgaccgcaggcgcattgagggcatacgcagcatctcgacgtcgtacgcagcatctcgacgtaCGTAGCGTCatgacggcgtacgcagcgtattgacggcgtacgcctaacgTGTGGCATTGTGCCATGACGTCAGGACGTCAGACCGCCCTCCGTTGCAACCAtgcgttgcgggaacagacccaaagggtctgcacttggtctagtaacctttaaactttgccctctagtattagatatttccatcctgaaaGAAAAATTCTGaccgtccaccctatctatgatttagactttagacttgggagatacagcgatgaaacatgcccttcaatccactgagtcagcaccgaccagcattcagcctgaacactagcactatccttcacactagggacaatgtttacaatcttaccaaagccaattaacccacaaacctgcacatctctggggagtgggaggaatccggaacacccgaagaaaacccacaaaaCCACAGAGggtacatacaaactccatacagacagcatccatagtcaggattgaacccaggtctcaggcgctgcaaggcataatgggatgaccagaactgcatgcaatactccaaagtggcatgTCACTAAAGTCCTATAAAATTGCATCATGATTTGTGGACTTTTATTCTCAATGCcatgacctatgaaagcaa is from Leucoraja erinacea ecotype New England chromosome 25, Leri_hhj_1, whole genome shotgun sequence and encodes:
- the LOC129709303 gene encoding phosphatidylethanolamine-binding protein 1-like, producing MAADLERWNCPLALYEVDEKPQHPLAVKYDGVETGALGKVLTPTQVQKRPVSINWPGSSPAKQYTLVLTDPDAPSREKPQFREWHHFLVVNMKGNDIKSGEILSDYVGSGPPQGTGLHRYVWLVYEQSKALQCDEPRLTNRSGDKRGNFKTAAFRKKYSLGSPVAGTCYQAEWDDYVPKLYDQLAGK